The genome window ATCTCCGGGGAAGCGGAGATCGGCCTCACCTATGCCGATGACATCGCCGAGGATCTTGCCTGGGAGCCGCTCACCGAGCTTGCCCCCTACGTGCTGCTGCCCGAGGGCCACCTGCTCACCGAGAAGCGCGAGATCACCCCGCAGGACCTCGCCTCCGAGCCGATGGTGCTGCTCGACGGCACCCCGAGCCGGGACTACTTCCCCGACATCCTGCGCGCCGCCGGCGTGGAGCCGCGCATCGGCTGGCGATCCGCCAGTTTCGAGACGGTGCGCGGGCTGGTCGGCCAGGGGCTGGGCTATGCCTTGCTCGCCACCAGGCCGGCGGCGCCGGTCTCCTATGACGGCAGCCGGCTGGCGATCCGGCCGCTGGCCTGCGACGCCCCGCCCTCGCGCATCGTCTTCGCCACCCGCCGCGGCGCCCGCCTCTCTCCGGCCGCGGAGGAATTCGCCTGGATGGCGCGCGACGCCTTCACCCTCGACGTCTGAACCCCGAAGGACCCCCGATCTTGGCCCATACCCGCATCCGCCCCTTCAACACGAAGGACACCTACCCCGAGCAGCGCCTCGACAACGACCTCAGCCACGCGGTCATCGCCCGCGGCACCACGGTGTTCCTGCGCGGCCAGTGCCCGCAGGACCTCGACACCGGCGAGAACATCGCCTCGATGGACCCGGGCGAGCAGGCCCACAAGGTGATGCAGAACATCGGCCAGCTGCTGGGCGAGTGCGGCGCGGACTGGGGCCATGTGACCAAGCTGGTGGTCTACCTCACCGACGTGCGCCACCGCGAGGCCGTCTACCGCACGATGGGGGATTACATCCGCGGCGTGCACCCGGTGTGCACCGGGCTCGTGGTCGTCGCCCTCGCCCGGCCCGAATGGCTGGTGGAGATCGACGCGACCGCCGTCATTCCCGACTGAGGCGCCCCGCCCGCCCCCTCCCGGACCGGACCCGGGCCGG of Paroceanicella profunda contains these proteins:
- a CDS encoding RidA family protein: MAHTRIRPFNTKDTYPEQRLDNDLSHAVIARGTTVFLRGQCPQDLDTGENIASMDPGEQAHKVMQNIGQLLGECGADWGHVTKLVVYLTDVRHREAVYRTMGDYIRGVHPVCTGLVVVALARPEWLVEIDATAVIPD